The sequence GGCTGCGAGTTTGTCTCGGAGGTGATTGTGTGGCGTATCTGGTGCGCGCACTGACCGTGCTATTGGCCGGTTCGCTGATTCTCGCGCCCCAGGCCGCGGCGGACCAAGATGAATACCTGCGCAAACTGCAAGACCGGTTGCCATTTCTGAGCGCCGAACAATTGCTGTCCGAAGGCACCAGAATCTGCAATGCCACCCGCAAGGGCACGCCCGCGTCAGACGTCGTCGTCATGGTCCGCGACGACTTGGGTCTGTCGATTTCGGCCGCCGGAAACGTCGTCAGCACCGCGGTCGTCGAACTCGGCTGCTGAACTCGGGCACGCGCCGTAACGCGGTGAGCGTCATCGCCGACAAACGGTGTGCAGCAGTCCGCTGAGGGCTGCGACAAAACCCCGCGGCAGGCGTCAAGCAACGGCCCTGACCCGGCGCCCAAGGTTCGCCGGTCCGCGTTTCAGATGCACACCGCCGCCCGCGTGCGGCATTTCTCGAGGTTCACAGATATGACGTTCTTATCCAGTTTTCTGCCCGGCGTTGTTCGAAGGCTGATCGTCGGCGCGGTCGTCGCATTGGTGTTGCCCGGCCTGGCCGCGGTCGCGGGGTCGACCGCGACCGCGTCGGCCTACTCCCGCCCGGGGCTTCCCGTCGAGACGCTGATGGTGCCGTCCGCGGCGATGGGCCGCGACATCCCGGTGAAGTTCCAGGGCGGCGGCCCACACGCGGTGTATCTGCTCGACGGGCTGCGCGCCCGCGACGACAACAGTGGCTGGGACATCGAAACCGCCGCGTTCGAGAACTACTACGAGTCGGGTCTGTCGGTCGTCATGCCCGTCGGCGGCATGTCCAGCTTCTACACCAACTGGCAACAGCCGGCCGTCGGCAACGGCACCACCTACACCTACCAGTGGGAGACGTTCCTGACCTCGGAGCTGCCCGCGTACCTGTCGGCGAACGAGGGCGTCTCACCGACCGGCAACGCAGTGGTGGGTCTGTCGATGTCGGGTAGCTCGGCGCTGATCCTGGCGGCCTACCATCCCGGCCAGTTCCGCTACGCCGCCTCCCTGTCGGGCTTCCTCAACCTCTCCGAGGGGCTCTGGCCGACCCTGGTCGGGTTCGCGATGCGCGACGCGGGCGGGTTCGACGCCACCGCGATGTGGGGACCCGGCGGGTCATCGGCGTGGCAGCGCAACGACCCCACCGCCAACGTCGGACGGCTGGTCAGCAACGGCACGCGGATCTGGGTGTACTGCGGCAGCGGCAGGCCCGGCGACCTGGGCGGCGGTGGCGACATCCCGGCGCAGGTGCTCGAGAGCATCACCCTGGACAGCAACAAGAACTTCCAGCGGCAGTACCAGGCCGCGGGCGGTTCCAACGGCACCTTCAACTTCCCCGCCAACGGCACGCACGGCTGGGGTTATTGGGGTTCGCAGCTCAACGCGATGAAGGGCGACATCCAACGCACGTTGGGTGCCTGAGCCTCGACCGATGGTCGGGGTGACAATCGGTGGGTGA comes from Mycolicibacterium pulveris and encodes:
- a CDS encoding DUF732 domain-containing protein encodes the protein MAYLVRALTVLLAGSLILAPQAAADQDEYLRKLQDRLPFLSAEQLLSEGTRICNATRKGTPASDVVVMVRDDLGLSISAAGNVVSTAVVELGC
- a CDS encoding alpha/beta hydrolase, whose amino-acid sequence is MTFLSSFLPGVVRRLIVGAVVALVLPGLAAVAGSTATASAYSRPGLPVETLMVPSAAMGRDIPVKFQGGGPHAVYLLDGLRARDDNSGWDIETAAFENYYESGLSVVMPVGGMSSFYTNWQQPAVGNGTTYTYQWETFLTSELPAYLSANEGVSPTGNAVVGLSMSGSSALILAAYHPGQFRYAASLSGFLNLSEGLWPTLVGFAMRDAGGFDATAMWGPGGSSAWQRNDPTANVGRLVSNGTRIWVYCGSGRPGDLGGGGDIPAQVLESITLDSNKNFQRQYQAAGGSNGTFNFPANGTHGWGYWGSQLNAMKGDIQRTLGA